Proteins found in one Triticum urartu cultivar G1812 chromosome 4, Tu2.1, whole genome shotgun sequence genomic segment:
- the LOC125552007 gene encoding large ribosomal RNA subunit accumulation protein YCED homolog 2, chloroplastic, which produces MAIACKCSPAVRLLPNPITAQLPGGRSHGRCRCRSLAVHAQLPTEDEYPAESPKRVQVTQSLRRSRRRGPGARQSLISVGTTRGGGDEWSSDFELTLRQLRLDDLIEDGQGDADVLVHLLVQQHTQFGMSIKGRVVTSLTKICDSCSAPYCTKIDEQFDITVLSSSRKDQSGLPEIGDSDPSVIYVKPGTEIDIDSSIQETIRLTASAKSSCSEACEKSPVVWKRAGNQKKRYSQTWSKLLDLKRSLDKAPS; this is translated from the exons ATGGCGATAGCCTGCAAGTGCAGCCCCGCGGTGAGGCTGCTGCCGAACCCGATCACGGCACAGCTCCCGGGAGGCAGGAGCCACGGAAGATGCAGATGCAGAAGCCTTGCCGTTCACGCGCAGCTCCCGACCGAGGATGAGTACCCCGCTGAGTCACCGAAAAGGGTCCAGGTTACACAG AGCCTCAGGAGGAGCCGCCGGAGGGGACCCGGCGCGCGGCAGAGCCTGATCTCCGTCGGGACGACGCGCGGCGGAGGGGATGAGTGGAGCAGCGACTTCGAGCTGACGCTCCGGCAGCTGAGGCtggacgacctgatcgaggacgGGCAGGGCGACGCCGACGTCCTGGTGCACCTTCTGGTCCAGCAG CACACCCAGTTCGGAATGTCGATCAAAGGGCGAGTGGTCACATCGCTCACCAAAATATGCGATTCCTGCTCCGCCCCATACTGCACAAAG ATTGATGAGCAATTCGACATCACGGTGCTGTCTTCCTCCAGGAAGGATCAGAGCGGGTTGCCTGAAATCGGAGACAGCGATCCGTCA GTCATCTACGTGAAGCCAGGAACAGAAATTGATATCGACTCGTCAATCCAGGAGACAATACGACTAACAGCGTCAGCCAAG AGTTCATGTTCGGAGGCGTGTGAGAAGTCTCCTGTCGTGTGGAAAC GTGCTGGTAACCAGAAGAAGCGGTACAGCCAAACGTGGTCAAAACTTCTTGATCTCAAGAGAAGTCTGGATAAGGCGCCCAGCTAA